The proteins below are encoded in one region of Acidobacteriota bacterium:
- a CDS encoding DUF2270 domain-containing protein — MSDFPREEHARFEESPLTRSEYIQAMVHFYRGEMNRSNVWRQRLDNTTNWAVVTSAAIITFSFSEPSQTHLLLVVCNFLILGYLFIEARRFRYFSVYRARVRMLEENFILPIVTRNLVSPKPDWREFVAMDLDVPKFKSTLVESLALRVRYNYFWIFSTLFLAWLLKVWLHPEPSLSFAAFYEHMAAPPLPGWAVLAVAASFYLVMTLLFLQAGRVPATSEDEVHGYEADRSHWKL; from the coding sequence ATGAGCGACTTCCCGAGAGAGGAACACGCCCGTTTCGAGGAGTCTCCCCTCACGCGCAGCGAGTACATCCAGGCGATGGTTCACTTCTACCGGGGCGAGATGAATCGCTCCAACGTCTGGCGCCAGCGACTGGACAACACCACCAACTGGGCCGTGGTGACCTCGGCGGCGATCATCACGTTCTCCTTTTCCGAGCCCTCCCAGACGCACCTTTTGCTGGTGGTCTGCAATTTCCTGATCCTCGGTTATCTTTTCATCGAGGCGCGGCGCTTTCGTTACTTCTCGGTCTACCGCGCCCGGGTCCGGATGCTCGAGGAGAATTTCATTCTGCCCATCGTCACCCGGAACCTGGTCTCCCCCAAGCCCGACTGGCGGGAGTTCGTGGCGATGGACCTGGACGTTCCCAAGTTCAAGTCCACGCTGGTGGAGTCGCTGGCCCTGCGGGTGCGCTACAACTATTTCTGGATCTTCTCGACGCTCTTTCTCGCCTGGTTGCTGAAGGTCTGGCTGCATCCGGAGCCGTCGCTCTCCTTCGCCGCCTTCTACGAGCACATGGCCGCGCCGCCCCTGCCGGGGTGGGCGGTCCTGGCCGTGGCCGCGTCGTTCTACCTGGTGATGACGCTTCTTTTCCTGCAGGCCGGGCGCGTGCCCGCCACCAGCGAGGACGAGGTTCACGGCTACGAGGCCGACCGATCCCACTGGAAGCTGTAG
- a CDS encoding ATP-binding protein — MKKTARPGGSRRRQSSEDAILDFLPGVFYRLGTGKTDTYSEGIDTLTGYDGERLLAGRPPLLDLVHPDDRQRVEAELKRAARQRRGYHLRFRLLSRSGQVHHVSDRGCYSETNSGAVYREGLLVDESESIWAQQTINQHADSLAALAEQKGFSMRLLQAVTAACELFVLARSEKGVLEVAAEALSRRCSQPYAAVFLVQDRPPAAGFSPTGLPRVVEEAARAGRAADQGGHPATCPELLEKILPRVLTRVESVALREPGLPGSESWRREWEIRSAVAVPLLYQGQSTGALFMASDREDLEPARPAIELLARQVVAALIAVRRGRQLETEARRQAVEIRRLEEVREDLDSARREAEERSRRKSRYLAHLSHEIRTPLNGILGMASLLAEGSLDAEQQDALETLRGCADSLLELLDQVLELSRSKAGALSVDPSPCDIVDPAEGAVATLLGPARGKGLRIELVLEDDLPGQVLVDACRVRQILVNLLGNAVKFTDQGRVVLRVGKAAGPAGEDELRLLVEDTGCGIPPGHLERVFEPFEQTEEGRRRQGTGLGLAICRELAAAMGGELQAESRLGEGSRFWLQIPLRGEPASPSARLHAASGTLLYASSDRLTREVVSGLAWRVGARCTRIPRLDAFEATLGELRGAGRRARVALVDGFFEGAESLARAARRQRLSPWLLWTDPRAGAPGREGIWDGVVRTPLLRGHLERLLAGEGGRDPDSGPVAEARLAGVRVLVVDDDAVSRKLISRLLEQVDAEVVVAGDAAEARRLFADGAFGLVLADWNLPDSEPGALASELREIDRRAGRRRTPMVLCSADEVEREAWAAAGLDDALSKPITAQRLYETAAAWAAETIGVG, encoded by the coding sequence GTGAAGAAGACCGCCCGGCCCGGTGGCTCTCGACGCCGCCAGAGCAGCGAGGACGCCATTCTCGATTTCTTACCCGGGGTCTTCTACCGCCTCGGCACCGGCAAGACCGACACCTACTCCGAAGGTATCGATACGCTGACCGGGTACGACGGCGAGCGCCTCCTGGCCGGCCGCCCTCCACTGCTCGATCTGGTCCATCCGGACGACCGGCAGCGGGTGGAGGCCGAGCTGAAACGCGCGGCCCGGCAACGCCGCGGCTATCACCTGCGCTTCCGCCTGCTTTCCCGTTCCGGCCAGGTGCATCACGTCAGTGACCGGGGGTGCTACAGCGAGACGAACTCCGGTGCGGTCTACCGGGAGGGGCTGCTGGTCGACGAGTCCGAATCGATCTGGGCCCAGCAGACCATCAACCAGCACGCGGACAGCCTGGCCGCCCTGGCCGAACAGAAGGGTTTTTCCATGCGGTTGCTGCAGGCGGTTACGGCGGCCTGCGAACTCTTCGTACTGGCGCGCAGCGAGAAGGGGGTGCTGGAGGTGGCCGCGGAGGCTCTCTCCCGGCGCTGCTCGCAGCCCTACGCGGCGGTCTTTCTGGTCCAGGACCGGCCTCCTGCGGCGGGTTTCTCGCCGACCGGCCTGCCGCGGGTGGTGGAGGAAGCGGCGCGTGCGGGCCGGGCGGCGGACCAGGGTGGGCATCCCGCAACCTGTCCGGAGCTGCTCGAGAAGATCCTTCCCCGGGTTCTGACCCGGGTCGAGAGTGTGGCGCTGCGGGAGCCCGGTCTTCCGGGCAGTGAATCCTGGCGGCGGGAGTGGGAGATCCGTTCGGCGGTCGCCGTTCCGCTGCTCTACCAGGGACAGTCCACGGGGGCTTTGTTCATGGCTTCCGATCGCGAGGACCTGGAACCGGCGCGGCCCGCGATCGAGTTGCTCGCCCGGCAGGTGGTGGCGGCCTTGATCGCCGTGCGTCGGGGGCGGCAACTCGAAACCGAGGCCCGTCGCCAGGCCGTGGAAATCCGTCGCCTCGAGGAAGTGCGCGAGGATCTGGATTCGGCGCGGCGGGAAGCCGAGGAGCGCAGCCGGCGCAAGAGCCGCTACCTGGCCCACCTGAGTCACGAGATTCGCACGCCACTCAACGGCATCCTCGGGATGGCTTCCCTGCTGGCCGAGGGCTCCCTCGACGCCGAGCAGCAGGATGCCCTGGAGACGCTGCGGGGCTGCGCCGATTCCCTGCTGGAACTGCTCGACCAGGTCCTCGAACTCAGCCGTTCCAAGGCGGGGGCGCTGAGCGTCGATCCGTCGCCCTGCGACATCGTCGACCCGGCCGAGGGCGCGGTGGCCACCCTCCTCGGACCCGCGCGGGGCAAGGGCCTGCGGATCGAGCTGGTGTTGGAGGACGATCTGCCCGGGCAGGTGCTGGTCGATGCCTGCCGCGTACGCCAGATCCTGGTCAATCTTCTGGGCAACGCGGTGAAATTCACCGACCAGGGGCGCGTCGTTCTACGGGTGGGCAAGGCGGCCGGACCGGCGGGCGAGGACGAACTGCGCCTGCTGGTGGAAGACACGGGTTGCGGTATTCCTCCCGGCCATCTCGAACGCGTCTTCGAGCCTTTCGAGCAGACCGAAGAGGGGCGTCGTCGGCAGGGGACCGGGTTGGGGCTGGCCATTTGCCGGGAATTGGCGGCCGCCATGGGCGGCGAGCTGCAGGCGGAAAGCCGGCTCGGGGAAGGAAGCCGCTTCTGGCTCCAGATCCCTCTGCGTGGTGAGCCGGCCTCGCCGTCCGCACGGCTCCACGCCGCTTCGGGAACGCTGCTCTACGCCAGCTCGGATCGCCTGACCCGGGAAGTGGTCTCCGGCCTGGCCTGGCGCGTGGGCGCGCGTTGCACGCGGATCCCCCGGCTCGACGCCTTCGAGGCCACGCTCGGAGAGCTGCGCGGGGCCGGCCGTCGGGCGCGCGTGGCGCTGGTCGACGGCTTCTTCGAGGGCGCGGAGTCTCTGGCGCGAGCGGCCCGCCGTCAACGCCTGTCCCCCTGGCTGCTGTGGACCGACCCCCGAGCCGGGGCTCCCGGGAGGGAAGGGATCTGGGACGGGGTCGTGCGCACGCCGCTGCTTCGGGGCCATCTGGAGCGATTGTTGGCCGGGGAGGGGGGGCGAGACCCGGACAGCGGTCCGGTCGCGGAGGCCCGGTTGGCAGGGGTCCGGGTGCTGGTGGTCGACGATGACGCCGTCTCCCGCAAGCTGATCAGCCGCCTTCTGGAACAGGTCGATGCCGAGGTGGTGGTGGCCGGCGATGCGGCGGAGGCACGCCGCCTCTTCGCCGACGGGGCGTTCGGGCTGGTTCTGGCGGATTGGAACCTGCCCGATTCGGAGCCCGGCGCGCTGGCCTCCGAGCTGCGGGAGATCGACCGTCGGGCGGGCCGCAGAAGGACTCCCATGGTGCTCTGCAGCGCAGACGAGGTGGAACGGGAAGCCTGGGCCGCGGCGGGCCTCGACGACGCCCTGTCCAAGCCCATCACGGCGCAGCGGCTCTACGAGACGGCGGCCGCGTGGGCGGCGGAGACGATCGGCGTCGGTTGA
- a CDS encoding sulfatase, whose protein sequence is MTSLFSIRDPLRSPARWTLLIAAASMAACGDGRTPTGPASSMPVRPNVIVLLVDTLRADALGFGGCPRDTSPKLDRWARRGVVFRQATTPAGWTRPAVVSLFTGLYPAAHGVQDKDHVLPEQAMTLAEVFRAGGYRTQAFVTNFAVHPQFGTGQGFDTFRFFDKKVDSPPDVPGKLNYVPVGAIDDEVRRFLAADDPRPFFAYIHTTDPHYPYMPPVEDLLFGTRARGRYDGEVHYTDRILGGWLDLLEQRGLLERSIVVLTSDHGEEFHEHGFTGHGVTVFEECVRVPLVLWAPGLAPGHRDALVSLTDLAPTLLEAAGLPAPRQFAPQGRSFWRLARNGDAAGGWSWAYSELVYPSKGITFAYREGPLKVLHIVEDKLNRRDASYLFDVRQDPFEQHDLGPARPDRLRRLREKMRAVRREHQTLALESERQPLDGEALDALRALGYVD, encoded by the coding sequence ATGACGAGCCTTTTTTCGATCCGGGACCCGCTGCGGAGCCCAGCACGCTGGACGCTGCTGATCGCGGCCGCCTCGATGGCCGCCTGCGGCGACGGAAGAACGCCGACCGGGCCCGCGTCCTCCATGCCGGTCCGACCCAACGTGATCGTCCTGCTGGTCGATACTCTGCGGGCCGACGCCCTGGGCTTCGGCGGTTGCCCGCGAGACACCTCGCCCAAGCTGGACCGCTGGGCCCGCCGCGGGGTGGTCTTCCGGCAGGCGACCACGCCGGCGGGCTGGACCCGCCCCGCGGTGGTCAGCCTCTTCACCGGCCTCTACCCCGCGGCCCACGGCGTCCAGGACAAGGATCACGTGCTGCCCGAGCAGGCCATGACCCTGGCCGAGGTCTTTCGCGCCGGGGGCTACCGCACCCAGGCCTTCGTCACCAACTTCGCCGTGCACCCGCAGTTCGGCACCGGCCAGGGCTTCGACACCTTCCGCTTCTTCGACAAGAAGGTCGACTCCCCCCCGGACGTTCCCGGCAAACTCAACTACGTGCCGGTGGGAGCCATCGACGACGAAGTCCGCCGCTTTCTGGCCGCGGACGATCCCCGTCCCTTCTTCGCCTACATCCACACCACCGATCCCCACTATCCCTACATGCCCCCGGTGGAAGACCTGCTCTTCGGCACCCGGGCCCGCGGACGCTACGACGGCGAGGTGCACTACACCGACCGCATCCTCGGGGGCTGGCTCGACCTGCTCGAGCAGCGTGGCCTGCTCGAGCGCAGCATCGTGGTGCTGACTTCCGACCATGGTGAAGAGTTCCACGAGCACGGCTTTACGGGACACGGAGTGACGGTGTTCGAGGAGTGCGTGCGAGTGCCCCTGGTCCTTTGGGCCCCCGGCCTGGCCCCGGGGCACCGCGACGCACTGGTCTCTCTGACCGACCTGGCCCCCACCCTGCTCGAAGCCGCCGGCCTGCCGGCTCCCCGCCAGTTCGCCCCCCAGGGCCGCTCCTTCTGGAGGCTGGCCCGGAACGGCGACGCGGCGGGAGGCTGGAGCTGGGCCTACAGCGAACTGGTCTATCCCTCCAAGGGCATCACCTTCGCCTACCGGGAAGGCCCGCTCAAGGTCCTGCACATCGTGGAGGACAAGCTGAACCGGCGGGATGCGAGCTACCTTTTCGACGTCCGGCAGGACCCCTTCGAGCAACACGATCTGGGCCCCGCCCGGCCCGACCGGCTTCGCCGCCTGCGGGAGAAGATGCGGGCGGTGCGTCGCGAGCACCAGACCCTGGCCCTGGAGAGCGAGCGGCAGCCACTGGACGGGGAGGCCCTCGACGCCCTGCGGGCCCTGGGCTACGTGGACTGA
- the asnB gene encoding asparagine synthase (glutamine-hydrolyzing) produces the protein MCGVAGIWRRDGAERDDPQTVERMLAGMVHRGPDDQGLIGEDQVTLGHRRLAIIDLSPSGRQPMVSPGGRLVVSFNGEIYNHRELLGELGLDPRELRSTSDTEILLAAWERWGEAALDRLVGPFAFALHDRRARRTWLVRDRLGEKPLFFHADAGRVAFASTLGALLLAPGVPRDIDRGALEEYLTLRYVVAPRTILRDVQKLPPGHLLVLEDNRVESRRWWHPARRMSLSRPSKRDVREAVEQFDALLAQACRRCLVSDRPVALLLSDGIDSQALHHRLNELGSGVRALTFFPATDNPTDEGRAFREQARRQAELIEARPEEILQVLPRVFASLAEPVGDGASLPTWLMIHHARERAVVFLCGHGGDEVLAGYRLSQERFRLAALRRLGRWPLPVIDGVIDRYTYGPESLEERKRRLLAASPAQVPQAGRYLIHRPLPLDDLRGLVGGEPREPYLGTIDRLYEGLAAEGPDLQRMRTVLLETFLASNILSFADSVSMDSSAELRLPYLDRDLVAFALTAPRDLLISRWPGHANTKLLLRRWSAGRLDPAITTRKKRTFNYGNLRGALSRPKERRRLLELLEASPPLAEALPGLGDFAHKDPEFFHGPREGTLWALLALCCWERALPRS, from the coding sequence ATGTGCGGTGTGGCGGGTATCTGGCGACGGGATGGCGCTGAGCGGGACGACCCGCAGACCGTCGAGCGGATGCTGGCCGGCATGGTCCACCGGGGTCCGGACGACCAGGGCCTGATCGGCGAGGACCAGGTCACCCTCGGGCACCGAAGGCTGGCCATCATCGATCTCTCCCCCTCCGGCCGCCAGCCGATGGTCTCTCCCGGCGGACGGCTGGTGGTGAGCTTCAACGGTGAGATCTATAACCACCGGGAGCTGCTGGGAGAGTTGGGACTCGATCCCCGGGAGCTGCGTTCGACCTCGGACACGGAGATCCTGCTGGCGGCCTGGGAACGCTGGGGCGAAGCCGCCCTCGACCGCCTGGTCGGCCCCTTCGCCTTTGCCCTCCACGACCGCCGGGCCCGGCGCACCTGGCTGGTGCGCGACCGCCTGGGCGAAAAGCCTCTCTTCTTCCACGCCGACGCCGGCCGTGTCGCCTTCGCCTCGACCCTGGGAGCGCTCCTGCTCGCCCCGGGGGTACCCCGGGACATCGACCGCGGCGCCCTCGAGGAGTACCTCACCCTGCGCTACGTGGTCGCGCCCCGCACCATCCTGCGGGATGTGCAGAAACTGCCGCCGGGGCACCTGCTCGTCCTCGAGGACAACCGCGTGGAATCCCGCCGCTGGTGGCATCCGGCGCGACGGATGAGCCTGTCCCGCCCGTCGAAACGCGACGTGCGGGAAGCCGTCGAACAATTCGACGCCCTGCTGGCCCAGGCCTGCCGGCGCTGCCTGGTCAGCGATCGCCCCGTGGCGCTGCTGCTCAGCGACGGCATCGACTCCCAGGCCCTCCATCACCGCCTGAACGAACTGGGTTCGGGGGTCCGCGCCCTGACCTTCTTTCCCGCCACCGACAACCCGACGGACGAGGGCCGCGCCTTTCGCGAGCAAGCCCGGCGCCAGGCCGAGCTGATCGAGGCCCGACCCGAGGAGATCCTCCAGGTCCTGCCCCGGGTCTTCGCCTCGCTCGCCGAGCCCGTGGGCGACGGAGCCAGCCTGCCCACCTGGCTGATGATCCACCACGCCCGCGAGCGGGCGGTGGTCTTTCTCTGCGGCCACGGGGGAGACGAGGTGCTGGCGGGCTATCGCCTGAGCCAGGAGCGTTTCCGCCTCGCGGCCCTGCGCCGCCTCGGCCGCTGGCCCCTGCCGGTGATCGACGGGGTGATCGATCGCTACACCTACGGCCCCGAGTCACTGGAAGAGAGAAAACGACGCCTGCTGGCGGCGAGTCCCGCCCAGGTGCCCCAGGCCGGCCGCTACCTGATCCACCGCCCCTTGCCCCTGGACGATCTGCGCGGGCTGGTCGGCGGTGAGCCCCGCGAACCCTACCTGGGCACCATCGACAGGCTCTACGAGGGCCTCGCCGCCGAGGGGCCCGACCTCCAGCGCATGCGCACGGTCCTGCTCGAGACCTTCCTCGCCTCCAATATCCTTTCCTTCGCCGACTCGGTATCGATGGACTCGTCCGCCGAACTGCGCCTGCCCTACCTGGACCGGGACCTGGTGGCATTCGCCCTGACCGCCCCCCGGGACCTGCTGATCAGCCGCTGGCCCGGCCACGCCAACACCAAGCTGCTGCTGCGCCGCTGGTCCGCCGGGCGCCTCGACCCCGCCATCACCACACGCAAGAAGCGCACTTTCAACTACGGCAACCTGCGGGGCGCCCTCTCGCGACCGAAAGAACGCCGGCGGTTGCTCGAACTGCTGGAGGCCTCGCCCCCCCTCGCCGAGGCTCTTCCCGGCCTCGGCGATTTCGCCCACAAAGATCCGGAGTTCTTTCACGGCCCCCGGGAGGGGACGCTCTGGGCCCTGCTGGCCCTGTGCTGCTGGGAGCGGGCCTTGCCGCGAAGCTGA
- a CDS encoding DUF4412 domain-containing protein, translating to MKMPALLLAAILAAPTLADTKIVEVRRTEASEVMGHSEPAREETVTLWLGEDRLRTDLGKKVMLIRLDEQRFYILHPEERRYSVTDLPISLKNIVPDPMWPMIEPMIDRMKIEVHVTPGSETKKISGFDCRRYDMEMSSATFKAHSVIWASEQIPLPAAATRMLTATLFVMQTELDRLVEEMSKIRGYRVYQETVTEYMGSKSRTIEEVRSVEQLDPPAGLYSVPEGYQGGPLTLESMTDAP from the coding sequence ATGAAGATGCCCGCCCTCCTGCTCGCCGCCATCCTCGCCGCGCCGACCCTGGCCGACACCAAGATCGTCGAAGTCCGGCGCACGGAGGCCTCCGAAGTGATGGGGCACAGCGAGCCCGCCCGGGAAGAGACCGTCACCCTCTGGCTGGGCGAAGACCGGCTGCGCACGGATCTGGGCAAGAAGGTGATGCTGATCCGGCTCGACGAGCAGCGGTTCTACATTCTCCACCCCGAGGAACGCCGTTACAGCGTGACGGACCTGCCGATCAGCCTGAAAAACATCGTGCCCGACCCCATGTGGCCGATGATCGAACCGATGATCGACAGGATGAAGATCGAGGTCCACGTCACTCCCGGCTCGGAGACCAAGAAGATCTCCGGCTTCGACTGCCGTCGTTACGACATGGAAATGAGCTCGGCGACTTTCAAGGCCCACTCGGTGATCTGGGCCTCCGAGCAGATTCCCCTGCCGGCCGCCGCGACCCGGATGCTGACGGCCACCCTCTTCGTCATGCAGACAGAACTCGATCGGCTCGTCGAGGAGATGAGCAAAATCCGGGGCTACCGGGTCTACCAGGAAACCGTCACCGAGTACATGGGTTCGAAATCCCGCACCATCGAAGAGGTCCGGAGTGTCGAGCAGCTCGACCCTCCCGCGGGCCTCTACAGTGTCCCGGAAGGCTATCAAGGCGGCCCGCTGACCCTCGAGAGCATGACCGACGCTCCGTAG
- a CDS encoding rhodanese-like domain-containing protein: MKTSVLVLAVLLLGVSCGKKAEKAESLPPLPPLRHFVGAALLRQHLERGHALLILDIRREADYAAGHLPGAVNLPLAEVRPDPTGRLPAARRRKIGEALRRAGVRPGLPVVITGGAGRGGFLDAALACWVMALGGVSDCHVLEGGTSAWAVLGGSLVTDRFAPLRVEGATAEIPIDPPALADIDGIREATASPDTALVDVREQASERIPGAYVLPLLRAIDSRGRVDRKMLDDLLAGSGVLAEAAAIVMGEGMEDGAAGWLLLSRGGGLAGAKLFPGGVRRYRTFPGLPLAPAGAE, from the coding sequence ATGAAGACATCGGTCCTGGTTCTCGCCGTGCTCTTACTGGGGGTCTCCTGCGGGAAAAAGGCGGAAAAAGCCGAAAGCCTTCCGCCGCTTCCGCCCTTGCGGCACTTCGTCGGCGCGGCTCTGCTGCGGCAGCATCTCGAACGGGGACACGCCCTGCTCATACTCGACATCCGGCGCGAGGCGGACTACGCGGCGGGCCATTTGCCCGGCGCGGTCAACCTGCCCCTGGCCGAAGTGCGGCCGGATCCCACCGGGCGCCTGCCGGCGGCGCGACGCCGGAAGATCGGGGAGGCGCTCCGCCGGGCGGGAGTCCGTCCCGGGCTACCGGTCGTGATCACCGGCGGCGCGGGGCGAGGGGGGTTTCTCGACGCGGCCCTGGCTTGCTGGGTGATGGCCCTGGGAGGTGTCTCCGACTGCCACGTTCTCGAGGGCGGAACATCCGCCTGGGCGGTGCTGGGAGGAAGCCTGGTCACCGATCGCTTCGCCCCGCTCCGGGTGGAGGGGGCCACCGCGGAGATCCCCATCGATCCGCCGGCTCTCGCCGACATCGACGGGATCCGCGAGGCGACGGCTTCTCCCGACACGGCCCTGGTGGACGTTCGCGAGCAGGCTTCCGAGCGCATACCCGGGGCCTACGTCTTGCCCCTCTTGCGGGCGATCGACAGCCGGGGGCGGGTCGATCGCAAGATGCTGGACGATCTGCTCGCCGGTTCGGGGGTACTGGCCGAGGCGGCGGCGATCGTGATGGGCGAAGGCATGGAGGACGGGGCCGCCGGCTGGCTGCTGCTCTCCCGCGGGGGAGGGCTGGCCGGGGCGAAGCTTTTCCCGGGCGGGGTCAGGCGCTACCGGACCTTCCCCGGTCTGCCCCTGGCCCCCGCCGGCGCCGAGTAG
- a CDS encoding histone H1 has product MARAKKKTVRKKAASASSARKKAATKKATRKKGVRKATAKKKVAKKKVAKKKVAKKKLAKKKVAKKKVAKKTTKRKATRKAAAKKKVVKKKAAGKKSGTPAGKKTKAPAGPKKKATRRKASAVTMKKAAAVAAPDAQARTTIRRSATPSAPIGGQAPAPAVVRPQAAAALRPSASTVIRRIRDH; this is encoded by the coding sequence ATGGCCCGAGCCAAGAAGAAGACCGTCCGCAAGAAGGCCGCCTCAGCCTCATCCGCCCGGAAGAAGGCGGCGACGAAGAAGGCGACCCGGAAGAAGGGTGTCCGGAAAGCCACGGCCAAGAAGAAGGTCGCCAAGAAGAAGGTGGCCAAGAAAAAGGTCGCCAAGAAGAAGTTGGCGAAGAAGAAGGTGGCCAAGAAGAAGGTGGCGAAGAAGACGACGAAGCGGAAAGCCACCCGCAAGGCCGCCGCGAAAAAGAAGGTGGTGAAGAAGAAGGCCGCCGGGAAAAAGTCCGGGACGCCCGCCGGGAAGAAGACCAAGGCCCCGGCCGGCCCGAAAAAGAAGGCCACCCGCAGGAAGGCCTCCGCGGTGACCATGAAGAAGGCTGCGGCGGTGGCGGCTCCTGACGCCCAGGCCCGCACCACCATACGGCGCAGCGCGACGCCCTCGGCGCCCATCGGCGGGCAAGCGCCGGCGCCGGCGGTGGTCCGCCCCCAGGCGGCGGCGGCGCTCAGGCCCTCGGCTTCCACCGTGATTCGCCGGATCCGGGATCACTAG
- a CDS encoding pentapeptide repeat-containing protein: protein MALSATKPHCALLREERIDEFNVMAKSQVPDLVKANLRSVDLRQAHLKRADLRGAYLRGADLRGVDLSEARLDGASLHHAQVGGVLFPPNLPAEEIRLSVQLGTRLRCVNDEKRTP, encoded by the coding sequence ATGGCCCTTTCCGCCACCAAGCCTCATTGCGCCCTGCTTCGCGAAGAACGGATCGACGAGTTCAACGTGATGGCCAAGAGCCAGGTCCCCGACCTGGTCAAGGCCAACCTGCGCAGCGTGGATCTGCGCCAGGCCCACCTCAAACGGGCCGACCTCCGCGGCGCCTACCTCCGCGGCGCCGACCTGCGCGGCGTCGATCTCTCCGAGGCGCGGCTCGACGGGGCCTCCCTGCACCACGCCCAGGTCGGCGGTGTGCTCTTTCCGCCGAATCTCCCCGCCGAAGAGATCCGCCTGTCGGTGCAACTCGGCACGCGGTTGCGCTGTGTGAACGACGAAAAACGGACCCCCTGA
- a CDS encoding glycosyltransferase family 39 protein yields MSSTQRLPAGVLLVFALIASSVALQGRRALWEPDEGRYVQVALEMLRSGDWLHPALHPEQPHYTKPPMTYWAIASAVGLFGRHEWAVRLPANLAFLLTLALVALIARRLGGGGWRAALVYGTCLLPFLARNIVTTDSLLTFFETAGMAGLIGAATAGAPDARRLWSVLGWAAFGLAFLTKGPPALLPLLGLAAWAGLGRRGWNWLIDPLGLVVFLTTALSWFAVVVIGQPALLGYFLWDEVAARLLSAGHDRNPQWYGPLKVYLPALLAGTLPWTWILLRRGWRQARSLARQGLGPWARRTDTDLLLLAWFLLPLLVFSLSRSRLHLYVLPLLVPAALWIERGLGKGFPSGLAQGALAAWTVAIASLFVFSANHGGDRDDRLMARWIERTVPAGVEELVFLDGPPAWGLSFYLDLQVRRGPDHEKDPRALAQWMRSLEQRSPLARAWIASPVHRRLVAEAAVQLGCRAENRGAFGRWSAHTITCPGP; encoded by the coding sequence ATGTCCAGCACGCAGCGCCTACCCGCGGGGGTCCTTCTCGTCTTCGCCCTGATCGCCTCCAGCGTGGCCTTGCAGGGCCGGCGTGCCCTGTGGGAGCCGGACGAAGGCCGCTATGTGCAGGTGGCCCTCGAGATGCTGCGCTCGGGTGACTGGCTGCACCCCGCCCTGCACCCGGAACAGCCCCACTACACCAAGCCGCCGATGACCTACTGGGCCATCGCGTCGGCCGTCGGGCTGTTCGGACGCCACGAGTGGGCCGTCCGCCTGCCCGCCAACCTGGCCTTCCTGCTGACCCTGGCCCTGGTGGCCCTGATCGCCAGGCGGCTGGGCGGAGGAGGCTGGCGGGCGGCCCTGGTCTACGGGACCTGCCTGCTACCCTTCCTGGCCCGCAACATCGTCACCACCGATTCCCTGCTCACTTTTTTCGAAACCGCCGGGATGGCTGGACTGATCGGCGCGGCCACGGCGGGCGCGCCGGACGCCAGGCGACTGTGGAGCGTGCTGGGATGGGCGGCCTTCGGGCTGGCCTTCCTGACCAAGGGGCCCCCGGCCCTGCTCCCCCTGCTGGGCCTGGCCGCCTGGGCGGGCCTCGGGCGCCGGGGATGGAACTGGCTGATCGATCCCCTCGGCCTGGTGGTCTTCCTCACCACCGCCCTGTCCTGGTTCGCGGTGGTGGTGATCGGCCAGCCGGCCCTGCTGGGTTACTTCCTCTGGGACGAGGTGGCCGCCCGCCTGCTCAGCGCGGGGCACGATCGCAATCCCCAGTGGTACGGGCCCCTCAAGGTCTATCTGCCGGCCCTGCTCGCCGGCACTCTGCCCTGGACCTGGATCCTGCTGCGTCGGGGCTGGAGACAGGCCCGCAGCCTGGCTCGACAAGGCCTCGGACCCTGGGCCCGCCGGACCGACACCGACCTGCTGCTGCTCGCCTGGTTTCTGCTGCCCTTGCTGGTCTTTTCCCTCAGCCGCTCCCGCCTGCACCTCTACGTGCTCCCCCTGCTGGTGCCGGCGGCACTGTGGATCGAACGTGGACTGGGCAAAGGCTTTCCTTCCGGCCTCGCCCAGGGGGCGCTGGCGGCCTGGACCGTGGCCATCGCTTCGCTGTTCGTATTCTCCGCGAACCATGGCGGCGACCGGGACGACCGCCTGATGGCCCGGTGGATCGAGCGCACCGTACCGGCCGGGGTGGAGGAGCTGGTCTTCCTCGACGGTCCTCCAGCCTGGGGCCTGTCCTTCTACCTCGATCTGCAGGTCCGCAGGGGGCCGGATCACGAGAAGGATCCCCGCGCCCTGGCCCAGTGGATGCGAAGCCTCGAGCAGCGCTCCCCCCTGGCGCGGGCGTGGATCGCCTCACCGGTTCACCGTCGCCTGGTGGCCGAGGCGGCGGTGCAACTCGGCTGCCGGGCGGAGAATCGGGGCGCCTTCGGCCGCTGGTCGGCCCACACGATCACCTGCCCCGGACCTTGA